From the genome of Scytonema hofmannii PCC 7110, one region includes:
- a CDS encoding peptidoglycan-binding domain-containing protein produces the protein MTNIIKVSILTDLGFPSLPVNACRIQQKQRSKSRWGIEILLCLSAPLLLGFSSTVSFAAPTQTIAQASPRVGVNRPNLKVGSQGDPVSELQAALKLLGFYTGTVDGVYSERTAIAVSRFQEAAGLSPNGVVDTNTWQRLFPSEAIASSPATSSSESFPIPSQASRDNNSTVVIPSTEPRTIPITNRSDNLNPEPRPTTTNRASNLKPEPKPTTRVATSSSDKPAARKTPSTRSNPSTTSRQATRSQQSTRTGSSARQTTRTQQTTSSGSSRKTQQTASLQYTSEGLPILRPGMRGSEVTRLQRRLQRLGYLEEGSIDGDFGPATEAAVVSLQKRYGLEADGIVGGGTWDILNRRRRQ, from the coding sequence ATGACAAACATCATCAAGGTAAGTATCTTAACAGACTTAGGTTTCCCTAGTCTTCCCGTAAATGCTTGTAGAATCCAGCAAAAGCAAAGGTCAAAATCCAGATGGGGGATAGAAATACTCCTGTGTCTTTCTGCACCTCTACTCCTTGGTTTTTCTTCGACAGTATCATTTGCAGCACCAACACAAACAATTGCTCAAGCATCACCAAGAGTGGGAGTGAACCGTCCCAATCTCAAAGTTGGTAGCCAAGGAGACCCTGTCTCAGAACTGCAAGCCGCTTTAAAACTTTTGGGTTTTTACACTGGTACAGTAGATGGAGTTTATAGTGAAAGGACTGCGATCGCTGTTTCTCGATTCCAGGAAGCTGCAGGCTTAAGTCCAAATGGTGTTGTTGATACCAACACTTGGCAAAGACTTTTTCCAAGTGAAGCGATCGCATCCTCCCCTGCAACTTCAAGTTCCGAAAGCTTCCCAATTCCATCCCAAGCTTCAAGAGATAATAACAGCACAGTTGTTATTCCCAGTACCGAGCCAAGAACAATACCCATCACGAATCGCAGTGATAATTTAAACCCCGAACCAAGACCAACAACCACCAATAGAGCTAGTAATTTAAAACCTGAACCAAAACCAACAACACGAGTAGCAACGAGTAGTTCCGACAAACCCGCAGCCAGAAAAACACCATCGACTCGTTCTAACCCATCCACCACTTCTCGACAAGCAACTCGAAGCCAACAATCCACCCGTACTGGATCGTCTGCTCGACAAACAACTCGAACTCAACAAACCACTAGTTCTGGATCATCTAGAAAAACTCAGCAAACGGCTTCTCTTCAGTATACCTCAGAAGGGCTGCCAATTTTACGGCCGGGGATGCGCGGTTCTGAAGTCACTCGGTTACAACGACGACTGCAAAGACTTGGCTACCTAGAAGAAGGTTCTATTGATGGCGACTTTGGTCCCGCAACAGAGGCAGCTGTTGTATCTTTACAAAAACGCTATGGTTTAGAAGCTGATGGTATTGTTGGAGGAGGAACTTGGGACATTCTCAATCGACGACGGAGACAATAA
- a CDS encoding FKBP-type peptidyl-prolyl cis-trans isomerase, with the protein MTQAKYGDTVVVHYEGKLSDGTVFDTSTNSDPLQFTIGDGEIIPGFEEAVVGMNVGETRTTEIPSDQAYGPHQPELVVKVDRNQLPPDFDLEVGQQLQIQQAPGQFIPATVTDLSNDNVTLDANHPLAGKDLVFDIQLVGIAA; encoded by the coding sequence ATGACACAAGCAAAATATGGTGATACTGTAGTGGTTCACTACGAGGGCAAATTATCCGACGGTACAGTCTTTGATACCTCTACCAATAGTGACCCTTTGCAGTTCACAATCGGTGACGGGGAAATCATTCCCGGATTTGAAGAAGCGGTTGTTGGCATGAATGTAGGCGAAACAAGAACTACAGAAATTCCTTCCGACCAAGCTTACGGTCCGCATCAACCAGAATTGGTAGTCAAGGTCGATCGCAATCAGTTACCTCCAGACTTCGATCTAGAAGTTGGTCAGCAGTTGCAAATTCAGCAAGCCCCCGGACAATTTATTCCTGCTACTGTCACCGATCTTTCAAACGACAACGTGACATTAGACGCCAATCATCCATTAGCTGGAAAAGACTTAGTCTTTGATATTCAGCTTGTAGGCATTGCTGCATAA
- a CDS encoding response regulator produces the protein MQDVLALQGIQVLVVDDDTDNLELITFILEQSGAVVTSVSSAEEALQFLYQTKPDILIADVGMPRMDGYTLLRQVRALPPEQGGQVPAIALTAYAGEIDRQKALAAGFQLHIPKPIEPETLVDAIAQIISDQ, from the coding sequence ATGCAAGACGTACTGGCTTTGCAAGGTATCCAAGTGCTTGTCGTGGATGATGACACAGACAATTTGGAGTTGATTACCTTTATTCTGGAACAATCTGGTGCTGTTGTGACTTCTGTGTCTTCTGCAGAAGAAGCGTTGCAGTTTCTCTATCAAACCAAGCCCGATATCCTAATTGCTGATGTTGGAATGCCTCGAATGGATGGATATACTTTATTGCGTCAGGTGAGAGCATTGCCACCAGAACAAGGAGGACAAGTTCCAGCGATCGCACTGACTGCTTACGCAGGGGAGATCGATCGGCAGAAAGCATTGGCGGCGGGATTTCAGTTGCATATTCCCAAACCAATTGAGCCAGAAACCTTAGTGGATGCGATCGCTCAAATCATCAGTGACCAGTGA
- a CDS encoding EamA family transporter: MMGIQLPYTLWKSRFRISPSSPHLIGLLAMLLTVFAWAIAANVANHLFLAGVQPFELAGASAIVATFGLAILDSLFGRSHAQPINRQQFALGLILVGLVGSDYLAIQRLPVAVAIVLLFTAPILVVLWTALTSRRLPSRPVLVALSLSILGIMLVSNLLASIELVDWFGILVGLSTAVFFAAYIVLNERVSGTQETIGVMLKVFAIASLFWIAYQLTQGIPWRLFAPENILSVFYVGLAGNFCTFAQ, encoded by the coding sequence ATGATGGGAATACAACTGCCTTATACACTCTGGAAATCTCGTTTTAGAATCAGCCCGTCTTCGCCTCATCTCATCGGGCTTTTGGCAATGCTCTTGACTGTTTTTGCTTGGGCGATCGCAGCAAATGTTGCTAACCACTTATTCCTTGCAGGCGTGCAGCCGTTTGAATTGGCGGGAGCAAGCGCAATAGTCGCCACCTTTGGACTTGCCATTCTAGATAGCTTATTTGGTCGCTCTCACGCTCAACCTATCAATCGTCAACAATTTGCCTTGGGACTGATTCTAGTTGGCTTAGTCGGTTCTGATTACTTGGCGATTCAACGCTTACCCGTAGCTGTTGCAATTGTATTACTGTTTACTGCTCCTATTCTAGTGGTTCTATGGACTGCGCTAACTTCTCGACGTTTGCCTTCTCGCCCTGTTCTGGTAGCGCTGAGTCTCTCAATTCTTGGCATAATGCTTGTTTCTAATTTACTTGCAAGCATTGAACTTGTAGACTGGTTTGGAATTCTAGTGGGATTGAGCACGGCAGTCTTTTTTGCAGCTTACATTGTGCTGAATGAACGAGTGAGCGGGACTCAGGAAACAATTGGAGTGATGTTGAAAGTGTTTGCGATCGCCAGTCTTTTTTGGATTGCCTATCAATTGACTCAAGGAATTCCTTGGAGACTTTTTGCACCGGAGAATATCCTCAGCGTTTTCTATGTCGGTCTGGCTGGTAATTTCTGTACGTTCGCTCAATAA
- a CDS encoding ATP-binding protein, which produces MFESIFDWSLLGLNLKLQDTGISIKLAFLPYVFDYFGQGDGSITTTTFGGMRLELAIVCHIIEMLGETIKAESLGEVQEATFTVTLPRYADSNFNKSGGGVYARRTGFARYPSACRG; this is translated from the coding sequence GTGTTCGAGTCAATATTTGACTGGAGTCTGTTAGGTCTCAATCTCAAATTGCAAGATACAGGCATTAGTATCAAGCTTGCATTTTTGCCATACGTCTTCGATTACTTCGGCCAAGGTGATGGTAGTATCACAACAACAACCTTTGGGGGTATGAGGCTGGAACTGGCGATCGTATGCCACATAATTGAAATGCTTGGGGAAACTATCAAAGCTGAAAGCTTAGGAGAGGTACAGGAAGCAACTTTTACTGTGACACTTCCTCGTTATGCTGACTCCAACTTTAATAAATCGGGAGGGGGCGTTTATGCAAGACGTACTGGCTTTGCAAGGTATCCAAGTGCTTGTCGTGGATGA
- a CDS encoding nucleotidyltransferase family protein — MSNIGLILLAAGASTRMGTPKQLLQYQQHSLLRHMVEVALASVCNPVIVVLGAYADRIRPEVELPNVRIVENDRWSEGMSTSIRSGIEALNDDVEAVVLMLCDQPFVSTQIINQLVHVFRATDGQIVASEYGGVQGVPALFKRTLFAELLTLSGAAGARQVIKQNAGEVFSLSFPEGIFDLDTRNDYERFQKLIAVSFLKRC, encoded by the coding sequence ATGTCTAATATCGGTCTGATTTTACTAGCGGCGGGTGCGTCCACCCGTATGGGTACACCAAAGCAATTGCTACAATACCAACAACACAGCTTGCTTCGCCACATGGTTGAGGTGGCGCTTGCCTCAGTCTGCAACCCCGTTATCGTTGTCCTGGGAGCATATGCTGACCGTATTCGACCAGAAGTGGAGTTACCTAATGTACGAATTGTTGAAAACGATCGCTGGTCTGAAGGTATGAGTACTTCAATTCGGTCTGGGATAGAAGCCCTCAATGATGATGTAGAAGCTGTTGTGTTGATGCTGTGCGATCAGCCATTCGTTTCTACCCAAATCATCAATCAACTGGTTCACGTCTTCCGGGCTACAGATGGACAAATTGTTGCTTCAGAGTATGGAGGAGTCCAAGGTGTACCAGCGTTATTCAAACGCACTTTGTTTGCAGAATTACTCACACTAAGCGGTGCTGCGGGTGCAAGACAGGTTATTAAACAAAATGCAGGGGAAGTTTTTAGTCTTTCTTTTCCAGAAGGTATATTCGATCTCGATACACGCAATGATTACGAGCGGTTTCAAAAGCTCATCGCTGTTTCATTCCTTAAAAGGTGCTGA
- a CDS encoding orange carotenoid protein N-terminal domain-containing protein, translating into MTFTADAKTKQLVEQFRSFDADTQLALLWFGYLDIKDKLTPANQTSAQDTAAAFYDTICALPKEQQLQAQRDIVTGANSDISRAYKALSSSAKLDLWLRLGRAMEKGTVIQVPSDYKLPSNTQDFTNNIQGLDFEQRIDFTRSAVFEFGAKQ; encoded by the coding sequence ATGACTTTCACCGCCGATGCAAAAACCAAGCAGCTTGTAGAGCAGTTTCGCAGCTTTGACGCAGATACTCAGCTAGCTCTCCTGTGGTTTGGCTACTTAGATATCAAAGATAAATTAACACCAGCAAACCAGACTTCTGCACAAGATACGGCGGCTGCTTTCTACGATACCATCTGTGCGCTGCCCAAAGAACAGCAACTTCAAGCACAGCGAGATATCGTTACTGGTGCTAACAGCGATATCAGCCGTGCTTACAAAGCTTTAAGCTCTAGCGCTAAGTTAGATTTGTGGCTCAGATTGGGAAGAGCTATGGAAAAAGGTACTGTGATTCAAGTACCTTCCGATTATAAACTGCCCTCCAACACTCAAGATTTCACAAACAACATCCAAGGTTTGGATTTTGAACAGCGCATTGATTTTACTCGCAGCGCTGTATTTGAGTTTGGTGCTAAGCAGTAA
- a CDS encoding restriction endonuclease codes for MEPAYTQDYRHFEQHVAKLLHKAGWVVETAKKNQPVYDLVVKKRNLVVAVQVKWLRNNVAAPQLLKFSEFLDSNEGKKFNFGLFITTKGYSGPAMALIRSWGKDSKIRCGVAQETRIVGIDGIVPEKKDNDGEGDLKQNKVYFGIFTCKGGVGKTTIAGHLAGAFALQGFNVALVDLDPEQNLQKLVGDGVFVPNPRGVGTTIEVFDGRDWHEDAARDSRIVICDCSPALERNPKELVEKFHYCIIPTTLNPLGLNKHGKVIRDTVIEIRQINKKSHLFVLVNNFRKPTSKQLNLLKEVYFNTYNEISQTDDKFHCIDPEDACIRASDQLYYWGIHILENPDSPSSRLAFDLIGGKSYPRDDFINLADYIERKAGIGFLRNDAR; via the coding sequence ATGGAGCCTGCTTACACCCAAGACTATCGACATTTTGAACAGCACGTCGCCAAACTTCTCCATAAAGCAGGTTGGGTAGTGGAAACTGCCAAAAAAAACCAACCTGTTTATGATTTAGTTGTCAAGAAAAGAAATTTAGTTGTTGCTGTACAAGTAAAATGGTTGAGAAATAACGTAGCAGCACCACAGTTATTAAAATTTTCGGAATTCCTTGACTCTAACGAAGGCAAAAAGTTTAATTTTGGTTTGTTTATAACCACAAAAGGTTATAGTGGACCTGCAATGGCATTAATTAGATCCTGGGGCAAGGATAGTAAAATCCGTTGTGGAGTTGCACAGGAAACTAGAATTGTTGGAATTGATGGAATTGTACCAGAAAAGAAAGATAATGACGGCGAAGGCGATCTTAAACAGAATAAAGTTTACTTTGGGATCTTTACTTGTAAGGGTGGGGTTGGTAAGACAACTATAGCAGGACATTTGGCAGGAGCCTTTGCTCTACAAGGGTTTAATGTTGCACTAGTTGATTTAGATCCAGAACAAAATTTGCAAAAATTAGTGGGGGATGGGGTTTTTGTTCCCAATCCTAGAGGCGTTGGTACAACAATTGAAGTCTTTGATGGCAGAGATTGGCATGAAGACGCTGCTCGTGATAGCAGAATAGTCATTTGTGATTGCTCTCCTGCATTGGAAAGGAATCCCAAGGAGTTAGTTGAAAAGTTTCACTATTGCATTATCCCAACAACTTTAAATCCACTTGGCTTAAATAAGCATGGGAAAGTTATTCGAGATACTGTTATAGAAATACGTCAAATCAATAAAAAAAGTCATTTATTTGTACTAGTAAATAACTTTAGAAAACCAACATCCAAGCAACTTAATCTCTTAAAAGAGGTATATTTCAATACTTATAATGAAATTAGTCAAACAGATGATAAGTTTCACTGTATAGATCCAGAAGATGCTTGTATCCGCGCTAGCGACCAACTCTACTACTGGGGAATACATATTCTGGAAAATCCGGATAGTCCTTCAAGCCGATTAGCATTTGATTTAATCGGAGGAAAATCTTATCCGCGTGATGATTTTATTAACTTAGCAGATTACATTGAAAGAAAAGCTGGGATTGGATTTCTTCGGAATGATGCTAGATGA